One window from the genome of Pseudomonas frederiksbergensis encodes:
- the hexR gene encoding transcriptional regulator HexR, whose amino-acid sequence MNLLQHIAQSRHLLRKSELKVADHVLLDPAAVMHSSMADLAHSVGISEPTIVRFCRAIGCSGFQDLKLKLAQSLAAGASFGQFAIHEDDSVADYSLKIFDTTLHTLMEVREKLDPVALQKAVTAMSQAQRVEFYGFGASGAVAADAQHKFFRLLLTAAAYSDPHMQAMSAVTLKPTDVAICISQSGRSKDLLITANLVRESGASLITLCPSQTPLAELSTVNLAIDVHEDTEIYTPLTSRIAHLVVIDVLAMGVAMARGPSLVNHLKSVKRSLRSLRLSPKSVKALDD is encoded by the coding sequence TTGAACCTGTTGCAACACATCGCCCAGTCACGCCACTTGCTGCGCAAGTCGGAGCTGAAAGTCGCCGATCACGTACTGCTTGATCCTGCGGCCGTGATGCATAGCTCCATGGCCGATCTTGCCCACAGCGTTGGCATCAGCGAACCGACCATCGTGCGTTTCTGCCGGGCCATTGGTTGCTCGGGTTTCCAGGACTTGAAGCTGAAGTTGGCGCAAAGCCTGGCGGCCGGTGCGAGCTTCGGCCAGTTCGCCATTCATGAAGACGATTCGGTCGCCGACTACAGTCTTAAAATCTTCGACACGACGCTGCACACGCTCATGGAGGTTCGCGAAAAGCTCGACCCGGTGGCGTTGCAGAAAGCCGTGACGGCCATGTCCCAGGCCCAGCGTGTCGAGTTCTACGGGTTCGGTGCCTCCGGCGCGGTGGCGGCTGATGCCCAGCACAAGTTTTTCCGGTTGCTGCTGACGGCAGCGGCTTATTCCGACCCGCACATGCAAGCCATGTCTGCCGTCACGTTGAAGCCGACCGACGTAGCGATCTGTATTTCCCAATCGGGGCGTTCCAAGGACCTGTTGATCACCGCCAACCTGGTGCGCGAAAGCGGTGCCTCGCTGATTACCTTGTGCCCGAGCCAGACGCCACTGGCGGAGCTCTCGACGGTAAACCTGGCCATCGACGTGCACGAAGACACGGAAATCTATACGCCGCTGACCTCGCGCATCGCCCATCTGGTCGTCATCGATGTACTGGCGATGGGCGTTGCGATGGCGCGCGGGCCGAGCCTGGTCAACCACCTCAAGAGCGTGAAGCGCAGCCTTCGCAGCTTGCGGTTGTCGCCCAAGTCGGTGAAGGCGCTGGACGACTGA
- a CDS encoding EAL domain-containing protein — MTLNSDLAGPCVEPRIICKQYATEMAVERTRLLYQGSLLPTLFMLVNGLVCAALLWEPPRYFLVSVWLVWLLSLVALRVIQVAAFDSAMPSRQAHPVWLRMFLLGSAMTGLTLAGAGIALVPAGSFQQQAWVFGLIGAATLSASVAYAVSLPAFLSFTLPCLLPAIGYLFWGPDEHQRGWGWLGLVVLVSLSVVAWQVNRLIQNGLLRRFQNQALIEHLQQTQARGAQLNEALGREVEQRRSAEEKLRAAQVGLEARVAQRSLELEAASQALSKSEARLALALKASELGLWDWNLQTDEVHHTQLKELFGLEPEYVTAMLSHLTPRLHPQDLPALKRALVEHLKGRSEDYQIEYRVRHGDGHWVWIEDRGRAVERSASGRVLRMVGTRRDISTSKELEQQRQLAATVFEAASEGIVIFDPNYVLLAANQAFTRVTGFDIDDMLGRNVVNLPCSRDARRHYPIIRQALKQHGTWQGELVEARANGELYPQWLQLNVVRNARGNVSHIVGFFADLSARRESEERMRYLTHYDELTGLANRSLFRERLNEAHQRVRQGGRRSLALLHINLDRFKLLNDSLGHDIADQLLQKVARRLINALPEADTIARLSGDEFAVLFDAYGNLSSLARVATRLATKLRVPVTIDGHELVVSASIGISLLPDNTREIATLVSQANMAMQHAKHLGGNNFQFYTDSLQASTLERLQLENQLRKALEEKQLKVFYQPKLCLATGRLNAAEALVRWDHPTMGRVPPGDFIGLAEETGLIGPIGEFVLRQACWQACEWQRQGLEPIRVSVNLSVHQLRQGKLVSLVRQVLEETGLAPQYLELELTESQLLDSVEHIIATFQQLRDLGVKLAIDDFGTGYSSLSYLKRIPVDYVKIDQAFIRGLGEGSVDTAITRAIIAMAHGLSLKVVAEGVERQEQLDFLRNEHCDEVQGYLISRPVGAEGLAALLRAQYEG; from the coding sequence ATGACCCTCAATTCCGATCTGGCGGGCCCCTGTGTCGAGCCGCGGATCATTTGCAAGCAGTACGCCACGGAAATGGCGGTCGAACGCACAAGGTTGTTGTACCAAGGCTCACTGCTGCCCACCCTGTTCATGCTGGTCAATGGCCTGGTCTGCGCGGCGCTGCTGTGGGAGCCGCCGCGCTATTTCCTGGTCAGCGTATGGCTGGTTTGGTTGCTGTCGCTGGTGGCGTTGCGAGTGATCCAGGTGGCTGCTTTCGATTCGGCGATGCCAAGTCGTCAGGCACATCCGGTCTGGTTGCGCATGTTTCTATTGGGTTCTGCCATGACCGGCCTGACGCTTGCCGGTGCAGGTATTGCCTTGGTGCCGGCCGGCAGTTTTCAGCAACAGGCGTGGGTGTTCGGCTTGATCGGCGCGGCGACGCTGTCTGCCAGTGTTGCCTATGCCGTGAGCCTGCCGGCGTTCCTGTCTTTCACCTTGCCCTGCTTGTTGCCGGCCATTGGTTATCTTTTTTGGGGCCCGGACGAACACCAGCGTGGCTGGGGTTGGCTTGGGCTGGTTGTACTGGTTTCGCTGAGTGTCGTCGCTTGGCAGGTTAATCGACTGATCCAGAACGGCCTGTTGCGACGATTCCAGAACCAGGCGCTGATCGAGCATTTGCAGCAAACCCAAGCCCGCGGCGCACAGCTTAACGAGGCGCTGGGCCGGGAGGTCGAGCAACGTCGCTCGGCCGAAGAAAAATTGCGCGCGGCCCAGGTTGGCCTGGAGGCGCGGGTCGCGCAGCGCAGTCTTGAACTGGAGGCCGCCAGCCAGGCCTTGAGCAAGAGCGAGGCGCGCCTGGCCCTGGCCCTCAAGGCCAGTGAGCTGGGGTTGTGGGACTGGAACCTGCAGACCGATGAGGTCCATCACACTCAACTCAAGGAGCTGTTTGGCCTTGAGCCCGAATACGTCACGGCGATGCTCAGTCATCTCACTCCGCGTCTGCATCCCCAGGATCTTCCGGCCCTCAAGCGGGCCCTGGTCGAACATCTCAAGGGCCGCAGCGAGGATTACCAGATCGAATACCGGGTGCGGCACGGCGATGGTCATTGGGTCTGGATCGAAGACCGTGGCCGGGCCGTGGAGCGCAGCGCCAGCGGACGGGTGCTGCGCATGGTCGGCACCCGACGCGACATCAGCACCAGCAAGGAACTCGAGCAGCAACGGCAGCTGGCGGCCACGGTGTTCGAGGCCGCCAGCGAAGGCATTGTGATTTTCGACCCCAACTATGTGCTGCTCGCGGCGAATCAAGCGTTTACGCGAGTCACCGGTTTCGATATCGATGACATGCTCGGGCGCAACGTCGTCAACCTGCCGTGCAGCCGCGACGCGCGCCGGCACTACCCCATCATTCGCCAAGCGCTCAAACAGCATGGCACCTGGCAGGGTGAGTTGGTGGAGGCGCGGGCCAACGGCGAGTTGTATCCACAATGGCTGCAACTGAACGTCGTGCGCAATGCTCGGGGAAATGTCAGCCATATCGTGGGCTTCTTCGCCGATCTTTCCGCCCGCCGCGAATCCGAAGAGCGAATGCGCTACCTCACCCACTACGACGAACTGACCGGGCTGGCAAATCGGTCGCTGTTTCGCGAGCGCCTGAACGAAGCTCATCAGCGGGTGCGCCAGGGCGGACGGCGTAGTCTCGCCTTGCTGCACATCAACCTGGATCGTTTCAAGCTGCTCAATGACAGCCTTGGCCATGACATCGCCGACCAGCTTCTACAGAAAGTCGCCCGGCGTCTGATCAATGCACTGCCCGAAGCCGACACCATCGCCCGGCTATCCGGCGATGAGTTCGCCGTGTTGTTCGATGCCTACGGCAATCTCTCGAGCCTGGCGCGAGTAGCGACCCGGCTGGCGACCAAGCTTCGCGTGCCGGTGACCATCGACGGCCACGAACTGGTGGTCAGCGCTTCCATTGGCATCAGCCTGTTGCCTGACAACACGCGGGAAATTGCCACGCTGGTCAGCCAGGCGAACATGGCCATGCAGCACGCCAAGCATCTTGGGGGCAACAATTTCCAGTTCTACACCGACAGCCTCCAGGCCAGCACGCTGGAGCGCCTGCAACTGGAAAATCAACTGCGCAAGGCTTTGGAAGAGAAACAACTGAAGGTCTTTTATCAACCCAAATTGTGCCTGGCGACCGGTCGCCTGAACGCCGCCGAGGCGCTGGTGCGTTGGGATCATCCGACCATGGGCCGAGTCCCGCCGGGGGATTTCATCGGCTTGGCTGAAGAGACCGGGTTGATCGGGCCGATTGGCGAGTTCGTGTTGCGCCAGGCCTGCTGGCAGGCGTGCGAATGGCAGCGCCAAGGGCTTGAGCCAATCAGGGTGTCGGTCAATCTGTCGGTACACCAATTGCGCCAGGGCAAGCTGGTCAGCCTGGTGCGGCAAGTGTTGGAGGAAACCGGCCTGGCGCCCCAGTACCTGGAACTGGAATTGACCGAAAGCCAGTTGCTCGACAGCGTTGAACACATCATTGCCACGTTCCAGCAACTACGTGACCTTGGGGTCAAGCTGGCGATCGATGATTTTGGCACCGGCTACTCATCCCTGAGCTACCTCAAGCGTATCCCGGTGGACTATGTGAAGATCGACCAAGCGTTCATTCGCGGGCTGGGCGAGGGCAGCGTGGATACCGCCATTACCCGGGCAATCATTGCAATGGCCCATGGCTTGTCGCTCAAGGTAGTGGCCGAAGGTGTCGAGCGCCAAGAGCAGCTCGATTTTCTCAGGAATGAGCATTGCGATGAGGTGCAGGGTTATTTGATCAGCCGTCCGGTGGGAGCCGAGGGGTTGGCAGCGTTGTTACGCGCTCAATACGAGGGGTGA